The sequence below is a genomic window from Methanoculleus sp. 7T.
CTACACGACGAAGTACGTCTTCGACGTCAAGGAGACCGACATCTACTGGTGCACCGCCGATCCAGGCTGGATCACCGGCCACAGTTACGGCGTCTACGGCCCGCTCCTGAACGGGGCCACCTGTCTCATCGCGGAGGCAACCCCCGATTACCCGACCCCGGGCACTTGGTGGAACCTCATCGAGGAGTACGGCGTCACCATCTTCTACACCGCCCCGACCGCCATCCGGATGTTCATGCGGGTGGGGGCGGAGTGGCCGAACCGCTACAACCTCTCGTCGCTCCGCATCCTCGGATCGGTCGGCGAGCCGCTCAACCCGGAGGCGTTCGAATGGTTCTACCACACCATCGGAAAGGATAGGTGCCCGATCGTGGACACCTGGTGGCAGACCGAGACCGGGATGCACATGCTGACCACGATGCTCGGGGAGCCTATGCGCCCCGGATTCGTGGGAAAGCCGATCCCGGGCGTGGTTGCGGACGTCGTCGATATGGCGGGCAACCCGGTTCCGCCCCGGACAGGCGGCCTCCTGGTCATCAAGGAGCCCTGGCCCTCGATGATGAGGACGGTCTGGGGGGACGACGAGCGCTACCGCAAGTACTGGCACACGATCCCCGGATGCTACACCGCGGCCGATCTCGCGGTGAAGGACGAGGACGGCTACATCATGGTCATCGGGCGGTCTGACGACCTGATCGTCGTCGCCGGACACAACATCGGGACAGCGGAGGTCGAGAGCGCGCTGGTCTCCCACGATGCCGTGGCCGAAGCGGCCGTCATCGGAAAACCCGACGCCCTGAAGGGCAACACCATCAAGGCCTTCGTCATCCTCAGGGACGGCTGTCAGCCAGGTGAAAAACTGAAGAACGACCTCATCTACCATGTCCGGATGACGCTTGGACCCATCGCCATACCGTCCGAGATCGATTTCGTCCGCTCGCTCCCCAAAACCCGGAGCGGCAAGATCATGAGGCGGGTCTTAAAAGCGCAGGAACTGGGTATGGACCCCGGGGACGTCTCGACCCTGGAGGAATAATCACCCAACTCTTTATATACTGTTTTAAGCATTTTATAAATATGAATGAGCACAAACCAGAGGAGTCCCTCAAGATAGAAAATATCGTTGCTTCCGCGAAAGTGACTGATTCTCTTGATCTCCCCTCTCTTGCCTCCCAGTTGAAGGACGCGGAATACAATAAAAAGCGGTTTCCCGGCGTCGTTCTCCGGATGCAGGATCCGAAGATCGCGGCGCTTGTCTTCGGTTCCGGTAAGGTCGTTCTGACCGGTGCGAAGAGCGTCGACAGCCTCTCCCGAGGCCTACAGATCCTCGGGGACCAACTGCGGGCGCTCAATATCGACATTCCCGAGAATTTGACTTATAAAATCCAGAATATCGTCACATCAGCAGACCTCGGGACGCCGATCAACCTGAACAAAATCGCCGTGGGTTTCAACCTAGACAAGATCGAGTACGAGCCCGAGCAGTTCCCGGGACTGGTCTACCGGCTCGACGATCCGAAGGTGGTCGTCCTTCTCTTCGGGTCCGGCAAATTGATCATCACCGGCGGCAAGCAACCCGAGGATGCCAAGCGGGCAGTACAGCGGATACTCTCCGAACTCTCCAGTCTCGGGCTCATCTAAACCTCATTGAATACTCCTCTCCTCTGTTTTTTCGGACCTGTTAGGGCCTTTTGGGCTGTCGGAGTCGTCTGATCGTGTCGCACTGTGCCCTCAAGCGAAGGGAATCAGATGGGATCTGACAAAGAAGAGTGATTAGGGTGTGATTGGGGTTAATCGTACTCGCGCCATGTCTTGCCGCAGGCAGTGCAGCGGAAGAACCTGACTTCGCTCTCATCTGCCGCCCGCAGTTGCCGCAGCCACCAGAACGCAGTTGTGCACTCGCATTCCGGACATTTGACGGTCGTGGTCGGGAGCGTCGCCATCTTCTCCTCTTCGTCGACGATGGTGATCTCCTTCTCCAAGCGTTTGTCTGTCTTCTTCAACCGGTCGGTTTCGTCGATATCTCTGATATAGCCACACTTTTTGCATTTCAACTGGCCGCCGGACGATATCATCAGGCCTTTGCACTGTGGACAGAACATCATTGTTATCAATAGGACGCGGATCAAAATTAACTCTTGGTCGGGCCGGTCGACCGAGACCGCGCAACCGGGGACTCTGCCGGATCGGGCGCACAAATGCTTTAATGTCAGATACGCCGAAAGGTAAGAGGATGAAGGATTCCCTAGTGCTGATCTCCTGCATCTGTTTTCTTGCCTACCTCATCCCAAGCCGGTTCCGAAAGTATTTCGCCATCGGCGGGTGGGCAAGCATCGTCGGATACCTCTTCCTCGAGCTCCCCTACTACTTCTCCATCAATAACTTCATGTATCCGACGATAGCCCTCCTCTCCGTCCCGTTCCTCTATATCACCGTAAAATACCTGCTCAAAAGCGATCCCAGAGTGATGCAGCTCTCGACGATAGCGGCCGTGGCGTTCCTGATCTACGCTCCCTTCGGCTACATACCGGCACTGGGGGATTGGTTGATTGCAGCGGTCGCGGATCAGACGGCCGCGGCACTGGCGGCGGTCGGGTATCCGGTGAACCTCAACGCCGGAAACCTGATGGAGCGCAACGGGTTCCTGACCGAGATCATCCTCGGCTGCACCGGGATTCAGAGCATCGCCATCATGCTCGGGGTTGCCTGGGGCGTGCGGTCGACCCTTAAGCAGAAGGTTGCCGGGTTCCTCTTGGTCTTCCCGACGATCTACATCCTGAATATCGCTCGAAACGTCTTCGTGATCACGGCTTACACCGAGCAGTGGTTCCCTTACCTCCCTGCGATCGCCGGCAACGGCGAGTTTGGTTACGAGAGTTTCTTCTGGGCGCACAACGTCATGGCCGAACTGGGGGCGCTGGTGTTCCTCGTGATCCTCGCCTATGCCCTCTTCATAATACTTCCGGAACTCGGCGCCCTTGCCGACGGCCTCTACCGGCTCTACCGCGGCGAGGTGGAGCAGGTAGTCCGGCCGAGAGCCGGGGAATCCGAACTCTAACCCTGGGGAGGGCCGAGAGACCCTATGCCGGCCGGGCCCGGATTATTCTCTCGGAGCCGCCCCGCCCTGTCCCAAAACGGGGTCTCCAAACGTCTCTCCCGGGCGGGGCGCCGTCCCGCATGATGATATCCCCCACGGGTCACTGCACCGGGTGAACCGAGGGCAACTAAGTCCGATCTATCCGCGCCTCATTTTTGTCCTGGTTTACCGTTCCCCATTGGTTCGGGATAAGGCATCGTCTGAGTGGGTTTTTCATTCGCCCCGTCGGGCCGCCGCATGGATGAGGAGTTCCGCGGCGACGATTCCTTAATTCTCTTGCTTGAAAAAAGAGGCGGGAGGGGGAGACCCTTAGGAGTACCGCCGGTAGAGGTAGAGCATCCGTTGAACCGCAGAGAGGTTCGTGCAGACCGCGATGAGGAGCACCGCAACCCAGATGTACCCGGTCACGCCGCCGAGCACCAATACGAGGATCGTCTCGGGCCTCCCGAAGAAGCCGACCCCTTCGAGGGGGTCTTCGATCTTCCCGGCGATCCTCTCGGTGTAGCCGATCTCCGCGTAGGTGACCGGTTTGATGAAGGTGTTGATCAGGGATCCGACGAGCGCCAGCCCCACGACACCGAAATCGGCGATGGGCGGGACGTTTATCAACTGACTGACAATTGGGATGCCGGAGAACCCCACGGCGAGGATGACCGCCGCATCGACATACTTATCGGCGACCCAGTCGAAGACCGCCCCGAACTTGCTCTCTGTATGGTTCTTTCTGGCGACGTTGCCGTCCACCAAGTCAAGGATCGCGGAGACGACCAGCAGCAGGCCGCCCGCGAGAAAGCACCGCTGGGTGAAGGCGAGTGCGCACGAGAAGCCGAAGAGCACGGAGAGCACCGACACCTGATTCGGCGTAATGCCCAAGCGTATGAAAAACGACGCGATTGGTTCCGTATATTTGATGAATTTCGGCCGTAGGGAGGTTATATTCATCGCATAATTTATCAGCCCGTAAGGGGTTTAACCTTTGCTCCTGCAGGGTAGGGCCGGCACTCAGTCGGTCCTGGATCCCTTGCAGGTTAGAGCCGTATATCGGCCCATATCGGTGTATCTCTCCAGCCGGTTCGGCGGCGCTCTATTCGGGATGCCGCACTCGTGTTCCAAAATCACCAGATTCATAAGCGCTCCCGCCAGATAGATGAGTAAGAAGGAAATCCAATGGCAGATCACGACAGGCCGCATGTACTCATGATGTCAGAGATCACCGTCGACGGGAAGCTCACCCTGAAACGCGGGGCCTCAAGCAAGATCCTCATGAAGCACATGGCTCCCGAGACCGAGATTCTCCTCCACCAGACCCGGGCGGAATGCGATGCCATCATGGTCGGAGCAAACACGATCAGGATCGACAACTCCTTCCTGACGGTCCGGCTGGTCGAGGGCAAAAGCCCGCTCCGTGTCATTCCGAACAGCCGGGCGGATATTCCGCCGGATGCAAACGTGCTCGGGTCCGATGCCCGGACGGTCGTCGCCGTCAGCGAGGCGGCACCGGCGGAGAGGGTGGCCCGACTCCGGGAGCGCGGCGTCGATGTCGTTGTGGCGGGAGCAAGCCAGGTCGACCTGCCTGAATTGATGCGGATCTTAAAGAGGGACTACGGTGTCTCGCGGATGATGATCGAAGGCGGACCGACGCTGAACTGGTCCATGCTGAACCACCGTCTCGTGGACGAGGTACGCCTGATCCACCTGCCGTTCATTGTCGGCGGTGCCGATACCCCGTCGCTGGTCGGCGGCATGCATATCGAGACCGAGAAGGAGATGATCCGGCTCTCCCTGAAACGCTACTTCATGTGCGGGAGCAACCTCGTCACCGAGTGGAACGTGCTCTACGGGGACGCATGCGGTGGGGCCTGAAGAGACCTCGCACCGCTGTTTTTTCATAACCGACGCCTATATCATGACGTAGGGGTCCGCCTTCATGTACTCCCTGCAGACCGTCGTCGCGTAGTGGCCGGGGGGGAGCGTAAACCGGAGTCGGGCGCTCTCATCGGATACCTCAGCCTGCACATCGGCGGAGAGCGTGATCGGGCGGAGGACTCCGGCAAATGCCGTCTCCACGAACCGGGAGGTGCGGTCAAAGTCTCCGGCGCCGATCTCCCACTTCTCCATCAGTTCCTGCATGATCTCGTCCATCCGGCCGTACGGCGCCATCGGCTCGGATCCCGGGATGAATATGGCGATCCGGCACCGGCCCCGGCGGATCTGCATCAGGGCCGCCTGTCGGTTCCGTGCCGAGACGATATCCTCGCGGCCGTTCTGGAAGAGCAGCCTGTCCCCGACCTCCGGTTCGGAGAGCGACATACCTGCGTCGATACGGCCGGAGAGTGCGCAGTTGAAGAGGTACGACTGGAACGCGCTCACCAGAAGCGAGAGGAGTTTCGGCGGGAGCGCCCGGAGCGCACCGGCGTAGTCGCCGGGGTTTGCGACGAGGTGGTTTGCCATCGCTCGCTCATAGGTCATCTGGACGGGGAGTTCGGCGAGCGCCGCTCTTGCATCTCCGGTCTCCGTAAAGTTTCTCCGGGCTCGCTGAGCCTCTTCTGATTCCTGCGGATACGGCCGACCTATATAGGCGACTGCGGCGCCTTCGTAATCCCCTTTTAGGATTCTCTCGCCGACAATGTGAGTGACCGGCCGGACGACGCCGAACCGCTGCAGTCCGTAGTAGTTCGGTATTCCGGCGGACGTCGCTTCCGTGGCCTCCCGAACCCGCTCCGAGAGACCCTCCGGTATGCAGTCTCGGATGACGATATCGAACCGGTTGCCTGCGAGGCCCCCGAGGGTGAGCGAGTGCTGCGACCGCCCCACGACCTCGAGGGATATATCCTTGAGATGCACCTGCGCAACCGCTTCGGGCGAGACGTCGTAGATCGAGATGAACTGGGTGGTCACCGCGTTCTTATCTTTGGTCCCCGACCAGGCGATCCGCCGGTGGCTGATGCCGAGCCGTTTTGCAATCTCCTTGACCGCCCGCTGGAGTTCCCAGTTTGTCTTGGTGAGCCGGCAGATCAGGTACGGCCCGTCGGGGTCGCTGATCGGGAGCGGTATCTCCTCGACGAGGAAGTCTTCGGGCTTTGAGCGGAGCCGTCCGCCGATGCCGGGGGTATCGGATGCGTAGTAGCGCATCCCCAGTTCCTCTTCAAGGGGATAGGGTGTGGGCATCATAGCAGTGAGAGGTCCCCGGTGATCCGGTCGAGGTCTTCGGCGCGGGCGGGCCCGAGACCGAGCGCCGTCACGGTTCCGGGCGGTATCTCGGTCATCCCGGCGTCTTGGATGATCGATGCCGGGATGCCTGCCCGCTCGGCGATCGTCTTGAGTTCAAAGAGTTGGCGCTCGGTCTGCACCTTCAGCACCACCTTCTTCTGGCCCTCGTCAAGCCAAGCCTTTTTGGCGACTTTATCGGCCTTCTCGTAGGCTCCTATGGCAGCGTGGGCGATCTGTGCACACTTCTTGCCGCAGCTCATCTTGATGTCGGCGCGCACGACCAAGCACTGCTTCCACCGAAACTCCCGTATATCTGGCATTTCGTATTATCTGGGGCATGATCCGTCAAATACGCATCTATGGGGAGGTGGGCCCCGGGAGTGCGAGGCCACTTGTGTAATAGTTCTTACCCCACCCCCGGATTCCAAGCAACGTATTTATAGACAGAATCCCTAACAGGGCCGGTACAGGGGGGAATTCTATGGTAAACCGTGAACAGTTGCTTGCAGAATCGCGGCAGGAGATCTACGACAGCCTTCCGAAGATCGCCGTCGGCGTCGCCATTGCATTTCTCATATGGCTCTTCGGCGTGCTCATCTTCGTACCGCTCGCAAAGGCGCTCGGGAATCCGTTTGTCTTCGGACTGATATTTCTCGACAGCCTCATCTCGGCGATCATCCTTGTCGCACTCGCGCTCATCATCTTCGGCATCTTCAGGGAAGTTCTCGATGTCACCGATGCGCTTGCAGGGTATGCTGCCGGAGCGTATGCCCGGACGGAGGCGCCCGACGAGAAGGTTGAGCGGTATCGGCTGGCGTTCAGGGGTATCGCTTACGTACTCCTTGCCGTCGTTGCGTTCCTGTTCTTCCTGCCGTTCATCGCAGGGATCTTCCCGGCTCTCGCAGGCGTCGTGTTGGTCGTACTGATCATCTGGGCGATCCTCGTCCTCTTCAGAACCGGTCGGCTCTTCTCCGATGAGATCGAACGGCGGACTGCGGAATTTGCCCGGCGGGTCGAGTCGCAGCGGCAGGAGATGGCGCAGGAAGAGCAGCAGGAGAAGCGCCGCAGTGAGTAGACCCTTATGAGGAAGATATCGATCTACCTCATTTTTGTGGCGCTGTGGATACTTGCTTCCGTTGCCGTCGTGACTTTTCCCGGCCTTATGGTCCCGGTCTCCGGGGCGCTTGGTTTCAGCCTCGATGAGACGATTGCGCTCTTCCTGATCGTGATGGTCATACTGACCATGATCGCCCTTGCGCTCATCGGCCGGGAAGCAGGCCGATCCGTGGCTGAGTTCCTTGGGGAATAGGCGGCAACCGCCCGGCCGGCCGGTAACGCAGCGTGTCCATTTATGCTACACAAGCCCTCTACTATAGTCAGTAAACGGGTCGCCGGCTGCCGGCGCCAATCAATCGTACGAGGTGTGGCATCTGGTCTGGGATGTTGTTGTTGTAGGTGCGGGCCCCTCGGGGAGTGCCGCTGCGCGGGCGTGTGCAGAGAAGGGGCTCGCGACGCTCTGTATCGAAGAACACGGGACGATCGGCTATCCGGTGCAGTGTGCGGGACTGCTCTCTACCTCCGCGTTCGCCGAGTGCGACGTCTCCAGACAGTCGGTTCAGAATGAGGTAAGCGGCGCCCGGATGGTCTCGGACCTCGGAGGTGAACTGCTCTTCGACGCACGGACCACAAAGGCCTACGTTGTGGACCGGTGCCGCTTGGACCTGGAGATGGCACGGAAAGCGGCGGACGCCGGGGCGGAGTTCCTCATGAAGACCAGCGTCTTCGGCGTCCGGGGTTCCTGCATCTTGACCCGAGGAGTCCGTGGGCGCGAGGAGATTCCCTTTCGTCTCCTGATCGCCGCCGATGGGCCCCGGAGTTCCGTCGCCCGGATGCTCGGCCTTCGTCGCCCGGAGGTCTACCTTGCCGGGGTGCAGGCGGAGGTGCCGTGCGCCGTGGACCCGCGATACGTCGAACTGCACCCCAACGCCTCTCCGGACTTCTTCGGGTGGGTGATTCCGGTCTCGGGAGCACGGGCACGCGTCGGGCTCTGTGCACGGGAGGGCGCAAAGGACTGCTTCGACCGGTTCATCGCCCGATACGGGGGGAACTCGCTCCACCTCGCGAGCGGGGTCATCCCGCTCGGGGTTATGCCGCAGACCTACGGCCGCCGTGCGCTCTTCGTCGGCGACGCGGCGGGTTTTGCCAAACCTACATCGGGGGGCGGCATCTACACCGGCGTCCGGTCGGCAAAGCATGCGGCAGACGTCGCGGCGGCCTGCTGTGCGCGCAAAACGTTCGACGACGAGAGCCTCAAGGACTACGAACGGCGCTGGATGGATGATTTCGGAAAAGAGCTCGATATCGGGATGAAAGCGCTTCGTATGCGCCGGAAGATGACCCCGGAGGATATCGACCGCTTCTGCCGGGCCTTAAACAACCCTGACGTTATCGAGACGATCGTGCGGCACGGCGATATGGACCGGCCGGGCGCCTTGATCCGCAGGCTCGCCCTGAAACCCGCGCTTATCAGAGCAATGGGCATACTTTTCGCATCAGGAGTACGTCAGATTCTTACTGGCCAAGAGAACCATCACGCTTGGTAACACATTTATACCCAAACGTGATACACTCAATCAGGTGTGTTATGCATATACCTGACGCGTTTATACCGATGGGACAGGCCCTGGTCTACTGGATCATCGCCCTCATCTTCATCGCTCTCGCCCTGCGGTGGGCGCGGCGGTCAATGGAAGAGGAAAAGGTGCCGCTGGTCGCCGTGCTTGCGGCGGGTATCTTTGCCATCCAAGCGTTGAATATTCCCATCCCCTGGGGAACGAGCGGGCATATGGTCGGTGCGGCGCTCGCGGCAATCGTCCTCGGCTCGCCGTATGCAGGCGTCTTCGTCCTGACACTGGTGCTCCTTGTGCAGGGCGTCATATTCGGTGACGGCGGCATCACCGTCATGGGTGCCAACATCATCAACATGGGTGTTGTCGGCGGCTTTGTCGGTTACTACGGCTACACCGCCATCCAGAGCGTGGCGCACAACGCATACGCCGCCGCGTTCATCGCCGGGTGGGCGTCGCTCTTCATCTCCGCGATCCTCTGTGCGGTCGAACTCGCGATTGCCGGCACGTTCCCGCTGGTACTCGGCCTCACCTTCATGGGAGGGTACCATGCCGTCATCGGCCTCATCGAGGGAGGTATCACTGCGGTCGCTCTCTATCTGATAGCATCGGCACGGCCCGATATCCTCGAACACCCCAAGGCGGTGAGCACATAATGGAGACGAAACAGTTTGTCATGATCGGTATAGCGGTCGCCCTCGTGATCGCCGTTGCCGCACCGTTCCTCGCGTCAGGAAATCCTGACGGCCTCGAGAGCGCGTTCTTCAGCATCTACGATGCAAAACAGTTCACGGGAAGCGAACTGGACGAAGAGGCCGCCGGCGTCGCGGAGGAGTTGGTGGTCGCCACGACCGGCAACGACTTCTCATACGAGGCCCTCATGCCCGATTACGCCATCCCCGGCTTGGATAAGACCGGGGAGGTGCTTGCCGTCGTTCTGGGCACGGTCCTCATGATCGCCCTCGCATACGGCGTTGCGCGGGTGACTGCACGGCCCGATAATTAGATACCCGACAAACTCCCATTTTTTGCT
It includes:
- the pth2 gene encoding peptidyl-tRNA hydrolase Pth2; the encoded protein is MPDIREFRWKQCLVVRADIKMSCGKKCAQIAHAAIGAYEKADKVAKKAWLDEGQKKVVLKVQTERQLFELKTIAERAGIPASIIQDAGMTEIPPGTVTALGLGPARAEDLDRITGDLSLL
- a CDS encoding transcription factor S; its protein translation is MMFCPQCKGLMISSGGQLKCKKCGYIRDIDETDRLKKTDKRLEKEITIVDEEEKMATLPTTTVKCPECECTTAFWWLRQLRAADESEVRFFRCTACGKTWREYD
- a CDS encoding CDP-alcohol phosphatidyltransferase family protein gives rise to the protein MNITSLRPKFIKYTEPIASFFIRLGITPNQVSVLSVLFGFSCALAFTQRCFLAGGLLLVVSAILDLVDGNVARKNHTESKFGAVFDWVADKYVDAAVILAVGFSGIPIVSQLINVPPIADFGVVGLALVGSLINTFIKPVTYAEIGYTERIAGKIEDPLEGVGFFGRPETILVLVLGGVTGYIWVAVLLIAVCTNLSAVQRMLYLYRRYS
- a CDS encoding dihydrofolate reductase family protein; this translates as MADHDRPHVLMMSEITVDGKLTLKRGASSKILMKHMAPETEILLHQTRAECDAIMVGANTIRIDNSFLTVRLVEGKSPLRVIPNSRADIPPDANVLGSDARTVVAVSEAAPAERVARLRERGVDVVVAGASQVDLPELMRILKRDYGVSRMMIEGGPTLNWSMLNHRLVDEVRLIHLPFIVGGADTPSLVGGMHIETEKEMIRLSLKRYFMCGSNLVTEWNVLYGDACGGA
- a CDS encoding geranylgeranyl reductase family protein gives rise to the protein MWHLVWDVVVVGAGPSGSAAARACAEKGLATLCIEEHGTIGYPVQCAGLLSTSAFAECDVSRQSVQNEVSGARMVSDLGGELLFDARTTKAYVVDRCRLDLEMARKAADAGAEFLMKTSVFGVRGSCILTRGVRGREEIPFRLLIAADGPRSSVARMLGLRRPEVYLAGVQAEVPCAVDPRYVELHPNASPDFFGWVIPVSGARARVGLCAREGAKDCFDRFIARYGGNSLHLASGVIPLGVMPQTYGRRALFVGDAAGFAKPTSGGGIYTGVRSAKHAADVAAACCARKTFDDESLKDYERRWMDDFGKELDIGMKALRMRRKMTPEDIDRFCRALNNPDVIETIVRHGDMDRPGALIRRLALKPALIRAMGILFASGVRQILTGQENHHAW
- the cbiM gene encoding cobalt transporter CbiM, with the translated sequence MHIPDAFIPMGQALVYWIIALIFIALALRWARRSMEEEKVPLVAVLAAGIFAIQALNIPIPWGTSGHMVGAALAAIVLGSPYAGVFVLTLVLLVQGVIFGDGGITVMGANIINMGVVGGFVGYYGYTAIQSVAHNAYAAAFIAGWASLFISAILCAVELAIAGTFPLVLGLTFMGGYHAVIGLIEGGITAVALYLIASARPDILEHPKAVST
- the acs gene encoding acetate--CoA ligase, whose amino-acid sequence is MAENFSVKLEEAKYYTPEVSCKEHSWIGDYCRTYQAFLADPDKFWDGIARELEWFQPWDRVKEWDYPYAKWFLNGKLNITHNCLDRHAHSQRRNKVAIMWRGETEDEERIYTYRQLYQAVCRFANGLSRLGVGKGDRVCIYMPVVPEQIIAMLACARIGAVHSVVFGGFGVNALNQRIKGIDAKVVVTADVTYRRGRAIPLKNIVEEAVVNAPSVERIVVLRRDADKPVELHPEMEVDYYDLMEGVSRECPAEPMDAEDPLFVLYTSGTTGTPKGIVHACGGYTVGTYYTTKYVFDVKETDIYWCTADPGWITGHSYGVYGPLLNGATCLIAEATPDYPTPGTWWNLIEEYGVTIFYTAPTAIRMFMRVGAEWPNRYNLSSLRILGSVGEPLNPEAFEWFYHTIGKDRCPIVDTWWQTETGMHMLTTMLGEPMRPGFVGKPIPGVVADVVDMAGNPVPPRTGGLLVIKEPWPSMMRTVWGDDERYRKYWHTIPGCYTAADLAVKDEDGYIMVIGRSDDLIVVAGHNIGTAEVESALVSHDAVAEAAVIGKPDALKGNTIKAFVILRDGCQPGEKLKNDLIYHVRMTLGPIAIPSEIDFVRSLPKTRSGKIMRRVLKAQELGMDPGDVSTLEE
- the truD gene encoding tRNA pseudouridine(13) synthase TruD, which produces MMPTPYPLEEELGMRYYASDTPGIGGRLRSKPEDFLVEEIPLPISDPDGPYLICRLTKTNWELQRAVKEIAKRLGISHRRIAWSGTKDKNAVTTQFISIYDVSPEAVAQVHLKDISLEVVGRSQHSLTLGGLAGNRFDIVIRDCIPEGLSERVREATEATSAGIPNYYGLQRFGVVRPVTHIVGERILKGDYEGAAVAYIGRPYPQESEEAQRARRNFTETGDARAALAELPVQMTYERAMANHLVANPGDYAGALRALPPKLLSLLVSAFQSYLFNCALSGRIDAGMSLSEPEVGDRLLFQNGREDIVSARNRQAALMQIRRGRCRIAIFIPGSEPMAPYGRMDEIMQELMEKWEIGAGDFDRTSRFVETAFAGVLRPITLSADVQAEVSDESARLRFTLPPGHYATTVCREYMKADPYVMI
- the artA gene encoding archaeosortase A, giving the protein MKDSLVLISCICFLAYLIPSRFRKYFAIGGWASIVGYLFLELPYYFSINNFMYPTIALLSVPFLYITVKYLLKSDPRVMQLSTIAAVAFLIYAPFGYIPALGDWLIAAVADQTAAALAAVGYPVNLNAGNLMERNGFLTEIILGCTGIQSIAIMLGVAWGVRSTLKQKVAGFLLVFPTIYILNIARNVFVITAYTEQWFPYLPAIAGNGEFGYESFFWAHNVMAELGALVFLVILAYALFIILPELGALADGLYRLYRGEVEQVVRPRAGESEL
- a CDS encoding PDGLE domain-containing protein codes for the protein METKQFVMIGIAVALVIAVAAPFLASGNPDGLESAFFSIYDAKQFTGSELDEEAAGVAEELVVATTGNDFSYEALMPDYAIPGLDKTGEVLAVVLGTVLMIALAYGVARVTARPDN
- a CDS encoding TATA-box-binding protein, producing MNEHKPEESLKIENIVASAKVTDSLDLPSLASQLKDAEYNKKRFPGVVLRMQDPKIAALVFGSGKVVLTGAKSVDSLSRGLQILGDQLRALNIDIPENLTYKIQNIVTSADLGTPINLNKIAVGFNLDKIEYEPEQFPGLVYRLDDPKVVVLLFGSGKLIITGGKQPEDAKRAVQRILSELSSLGLI